Proteins found in one Nostoc sp. NIES-3756 genomic segment:
- a CDS encoding sensor histidine kinase: MNWSNWIYLGAGLLLGIGFRGLFARSANSTSHQSAVTPGEQEHTKLRQQLQQTQLAYEMAREMSQFKGGFLARTTHELRSPLNGLIGLHQLILSDLCEDPTEEREFIAQAHERALKLLHLMDEILNVARAEHGNNKLDIQAKSLAEILQEVHNLTYMLAVDRNLKLQILPPDPEIYVLADPKWLRQVLLNLVDTAISQMKEGSISISAKPAPTSKKIYIWLDIPSHALVKSEPIDLLKITDETLLEEKHKAGLSPAMKVLLSQKLLAAMGGNLEILFSTEINTPEQMTRLQLSIPLAIPEAEFLE; this comes from the coding sequence ATGAATTGGAGCAACTGGATATATCTGGGAGCAGGATTATTACTAGGGATTGGTTTTCGTGGGTTGTTTGCGCGTTCTGCCAATTCCACTTCCCATCAGTCCGCAGTTACACCGGGGGAGCAAGAGCATACAAAACTCCGGCAACAGCTCCAACAAACACAACTGGCTTACGAAATGGCGCGGGAGATGAGTCAGTTTAAAGGGGGCTTTTTAGCACGGACTACTCATGAATTGCGATCGCCACTCAATGGTTTAATTGGCTTACATCAATTAATATTATCTGACCTTTGCGAAGACCCGACAGAGGAGCGCGAATTTATTGCCCAAGCTCATGAGCGAGCGTTAAAACTGCTACATCTAATGGATGAAATTCTCAATGTAGCTAGGGCAGAACACGGTAATAACAAATTAGATATTCAGGCAAAATCTTTAGCAGAGATTTTACAAGAAGTTCATAATTTAACTTATATGCTGGCGGTTGATCGCAATTTGAAGTTGCAAATTTTGCCTCCAGACCCAGAAATTTATGTCTTGGCAGATCCAAAATGGTTACGTCAAGTATTGTTAAATTTAGTAGATACTGCTATTTCTCAGATGAAGGAAGGCAGTATTTCTATATCCGCAAAGCCAGCACCAACTAGCAAAAAAATTTATATTTGGTTAGATATACCTAGTCATGCTCTAGTTAAAAGTGAACCAATTGATTTACTAAAAATTACTGACGAAACTCTCCTAGAGGAGAAACACAAAGCAGGTCTTTCTCCAGCCATGAAAGTATTACTAAGTCAAAAACTTTTAGCAGCGATGGGAGGAAATTTAGAAATCCTTTTCTCTACTGAAATCAATACGCCAGAGCAAATGACTAGACTACAGTTATCTATCCCTCTAGCGATTCCTGAAGCTGAATTTCTGGAGTAG
- the secF gene encoding protein translocase subunit SecF: MKLSINKSRSLWWTISSVITLAGFISMFISWQNPAIRAPLRPSLDFVGGSRLQFERDCNQAGNCDKPIDINVVRDVAKDQGLGDSSIQIVADKDTRAENGILIRSKTLTREERTNLQNALSEKVGAFDEQKNQFDTVGPTLGRELFTSGMIALIVSFVGIIVYLAFRFQWDYAVFAIIALLHDVLITVGIFSIFGLVFGTEVDSLFIVALLTITGFSVNDTVVIYDRIRETLKTNPNRPIAEIVDDAVNQTLGRSINTTFTTMLPLFAIYLFGGETLKNFALALIFGFTAGAYSSIFIASTLLTLWRERTSKSDVLASAGVTDTSVE; encoded by the coding sequence ATGAAACTAAGTATAAATAAATCGCGATCGCTATGGTGGACTATTTCTAGTGTCATCACTTTAGCTGGTTTCATCTCAATGTTCATTTCCTGGCAAAACCCAGCTATTCGCGCACCTCTACGTCCCAGTTTAGATTTTGTCGGTGGGTCAAGATTGCAATTTGAGCGTGACTGTAATCAAGCAGGAAACTGTGACAAACCCATTGATATTAACGTTGTCCGTGATGTAGCTAAAGACCAAGGTTTGGGTGACAGTAGTATTCAAATTGTCGCTGATAAAGATACCAGAGCAGAAAACGGTATTTTGATCCGCAGCAAAACTTTAACTCGGGAAGAACGGACTAACTTACAAAATGCCTTAAGCGAAAAAGTTGGGGCTTTTGACGAGCAGAAAAACCAGTTTGACACCGTAGGCCCAACCTTGGGGCGCGAATTATTCACCTCTGGGATGATTGCGCTAATTGTCTCCTTTGTTGGCATCATTGTCTACTTGGCATTCCGATTTCAGTGGGACTATGCTGTATTTGCCATCATTGCGCTTCTACACGATGTCTTAATTACAGTCGGCATATTTTCCATTTTTGGCTTAGTTTTTGGTACTGAAGTAGATAGCCTGTTTATTGTGGCACTACTGACAATTACAGGTTTCTCCGTCAACGATACAGTAGTAATTTACGATCGCATCAGAGAAACACTAAAAACTAACCCCAACCGTCCTATAGCGGAAATTGTTGATGATGCTGTTAACCAAACTTTGGGAAGATCAATCAACACGACTTTCACCACTATGCTTCCCTTGTTCGCCATTTACCTATTTGGCGGCGAAACCCTAAAAAACTTTGCCCTAGCTCTCATTTTTGGCTTTACCGCCGGAGCTTATTCGAGTATCTTCATCGCCAGCACTCTTTTAACACTGTGGCGAGAACGCACCAGCAAATCTGATGTTTTAGCAAGTGCAGGGGTAACTGATACATCTGTGGAGTAG
- a CDS encoding GNAT family N-acetyltransferase, translating to MTYSQIQFCDRQSEVDLYQLQELFNISAFWAKGRSIEDLHIAVVNSDPVISIWDGERLIGFARATSDGIYRATIWDVLIHPDYRGNGLGSKLVETVLAHPKMRGVERVYLMTTHQQKFYEKIGFQANNSTTMVLHNQSRINSLATPEIQLQESLEG from the coding sequence ATGACCTATTCTCAGATTCAGTTTTGCGATCGCCAGTCTGAAGTAGACCTTTATCAACTCCAAGAGCTATTTAATATTTCTGCTTTTTGGGCAAAAGGACGCAGTATAGAGGATTTGCATATAGCTGTAGTCAATAGTGACCCCGTGATTTCTATTTGGGATGGTGAGCGTCTTATTGGTTTTGCTAGAGCAACCTCCGATGGCATCTATCGCGCTACTATCTGGGATGTGTTGATTCATCCAGACTACCGAGGTAACGGCTTAGGAAGCAAATTAGTCGAAACTGTATTGGCTCACCCCAAAATGAGGGGGGTAGAGCGTGTATATTTAATGACTACCCATCAACAAAAGTTTTACGAAAAAATAGGCTTCCAAGCCAATAACAGCACTACTATGGTGCTGCACAATCAATCTAGAATTAACTCTTTAGCTACTCCAGAAATTCAGCTTCAGGAATCGCTAGAGGGATAG